One part of the Mesomycoplasma conjunctivae genome encodes these proteins:
- a CDS encoding FAD-dependent oxidoreductase, whose amino-acid sequence MKIISVGTNHAGTSFLRTLKTIRPDVELVTYDRNTDISFLGCGIALWVGDEFQDPSGLFYSSVSQLESMGVKTHLEHEVIEINREKKYVIVKNLKTGDTFKDTYDKLIFAGGTWPIIPPFEGINLENILVSKTFTHAKEIKQKAIDPEVKNVIIIGGGYIGIELLEAFHKYGKKTTLIDMQDRIIPNYFDYEFTSKVESKIRKEGISLQFNQKVERFIADASGKKVAAVQTDKGIYEADLVILAIGFKPNTELLADLDKTRNGAIKVDKFQRSLSDQDIYVIGDSASMVHNVTKEHAHIALATNAVKSGIVAAFHLAGREDIPFPGYVGTNAISVFGFNYSSTGYTEKGCGMVGIENVASEYLEDWDRPEFMQHKSKIWIKISYDKTTLKLIGAQIGSYGHSFNHTEAIYFLSLAIQKGMTLPEIALSDFYFLPHYNKPFNFIIQVILNALGLSYNKK is encoded by the coding sequence ATGAAAATTATATCCGTTGGAACCAATCATGCTGGAACCTCTTTCTTAAGAACATTAAAAACTATTAGACCTGACGTCGAATTAGTCACATACGACCGTAATACTGATATTTCGTTTTTAGGATGTGGTATTGCTCTTTGAGTAGGTGATGAATTTCAAGATCCATCAGGGCTTTTTTACTCAAGTGTAAGCCAATTGGAATCTATGGGAGTTAAAACTCACTTAGAGCACGAAGTTATTGAAATTAACCGTGAAAAAAAATATGTTATTGTTAAAAATTTAAAAACAGGTGATACCTTCAAAGATACATATGACAAATTAATTTTTGCAGGTGGTACTTGACCAATTATTCCTCCATTTGAAGGAATTAATTTAGAAAACATCTTAGTTTCTAAAACATTTACACATGCTAAAGAAATCAAACAAAAAGCTATCGATCCTGAAGTTAAAAATGTTATTATCATTGGTGGTGGATATATCGGAATTGAGCTACTAGAAGCTTTCCACAAATATGGTAAAAAAACAACACTTATTGATATGCAAGATCGTATTATTCCTAACTATTTTGATTATGAATTTACTTCAAAAGTGGAATCAAAAATTCGCAAAGAAGGAATTAGCTTACAATTTAATCAAAAAGTTGAAAGATTTATTGCTGATGCAAGTGGTAAAAAAGTTGCTGCAGTTCAAACTGATAAAGGAATCTATGAAGCTGATTTAGTAATTTTAGCAATTGGTTTCAAACCAAATACCGAATTACTCGCTGATTTAGATAAAACAAGAAATGGTGCTATCAAAGTAGATAAATTCCAAAGATCACTCTCCGATCAAGATATCTACGTAATTGGTGATTCAGCTTCTATGGTTCACAATGTAACTAAGGAACATGCACATATTGCACTTGCAACTAATGCTGTAAAATCAGGAATTGTAGCAGCTTTCCACTTAGCAGGACGTGAAGATATTCCTTTTCCAGGTTATGTTGGAACAAATGCAATTTCAGTTTTTGGATTTAATTATTCATCTACAGGTTATACTGAAAAAGGTTGCGGAATGGTTGGAATTGAAAATGTTGCTTCTGAATACTTAGAAGACTGAGATCGTCCTGAATTTATGCAACATAAGTCAAAAATTTGAATTAAAATTTCCTATGATAAAACTACACTTAAACTTATTGGTGCACAAATTGGATCATATGGACACTCATTTAATCACACAGAAGCTATTTACTTTTTATCACTAGCTATCCAAAAAGGTATGACACTTCCTGAAATAGCACTTTCTGACTTCTATTTCTTACCACACTATAACAAACCATTTAATTTTATAATACAAGTAATATTAAATGCATTAGGTTTAAGTTATAACAAAAAATAA
- a CDS encoding 16S rRNA (uracil(1498)-N(3))-methyltransferase — MFRFFVNKKEDNYFILDKKIVKHISVVRQENKKFICVFQKEFYLTKFEFPNRALILKKLDYNHENTENIVLAIAILKTKAFEFAIQKATELGVNTIIPFYSQNVEQKLGNDIDKKLVRWQEIITHAAQQSFRNVIPVIEKPIKIKTLIENYQHMKNKFIAHEKENNNLMINSLFENNTIFLVGPEGGFTEEEVEIAENFGFQAISLGKRILRAETAAIFLLSRIKQ; from the coding sequence ATGTTTCGTTTTTTTGTGAATAAAAAAGAAGACAATTACTTTATTTTAGATAAAAAAATTGTCAAACATATATCTGTAGTTAGACAAGAAAATAAAAAGTTTATTTGTGTATTTCAAAAAGAATTCTACCTAACAAAATTTGAGTTTCCAAATAGGGCTCTAATTTTAAAAAAACTTGATTATAATCATGAAAATACAGAAAATATTGTTTTGGCAATTGCAATTTTAAAGACAAAAGCTTTCGAATTTGCAATTCAAAAAGCTACCGAATTAGGTGTTAATACAATAATACCTTTTTATAGTCAAAATGTCGAACAAAAATTAGGAAACGACATTGATAAAAAGCTTGTGCGTTGACAAGAAATAATCACCCATGCTGCTCAACAATCTTTTCGAAATGTTATTCCTGTGATTGAAAAACCTATAAAAATAAAGACTTTAATCGAAAACTATCAGCATATGAAAAATAAATTTATTGCTCATGAAAAAGAAAATAATAATTTAATGATAAATTCTTTATTTGAAAATAATACAATTTTTTTAGTAGGACCTGAAGGTGGTTTTACAGAAGAGGAAGTTGAAATTGCAGAAAATTTTGGTTTTCAAGCAATTTCATTAGGAAAAAGAATCTTAAGAGCCGAAACTGCCGCCATTTTTTTACTCTCGAGAATAAAGCAATAG